CGCAACGCAACTGAGACagaatcaaataaaaattaagtgCTGACTCAGTTCGTCTggaaaaaagagaaaaggaAACGAAGGCAAAACAGTGTGCGGCATGCAAAGTGGAGATAAGAAAAAATGCTtcacaataacaacaacaatgcggCGGCGTTACGGGGCgctggtgggcggtgggcggtgggcgtggcagggcaTTTACATGACCGCAAAACACAACAATGGAAGTCGCAGCCAAACAAAACGTTTcactgtgtgcgtgcgtgtgcaTGTGTGAGGGGGTAAAGTACAACCACAATTTTCATATGGGTAGTGTGAAACAGAAGTCGGACCGAAAACTGTGACCATATGCAAAGGCAGGTGTTTTCTGCGTATGTATGtgcttatgtgtgtgtgtgtgtgtgtgcatgggTGGCTGTATGTTTGGTGTGGGTGAGATAGGAAAGGAGATCCTTGGCCTGGCTAAGACAAATGATGCAAAATACATTTGGACCCCGCGCACCACGAAAATGGAGgcaaatttttcatttacctGCTGCCAGGCTCAGActttcgtccttcgtccttgcCCCAGCATCCCCTCCACCTTGCATCCTTGCCACCCCACCATTTGCCGTTGCCATTGGAAGTTAAGTATACGTAACGTAAACGCAAATTTAATGCTTGAAAAATTCGCTTAAATGGATTTAAGTGCCGCTTTctcttcctattttttttgtgctttctgctgattttttttttctttttgccttaCTTTTATTTCTGGCCTGCCTGCCTGTTTTATCTTGGCCAGCAGATAAATGAAAATCTTCAAAAAGATGAAGTAGCGGTCGGCGAAAAGCAACAGAGGCCGAGCTGAGTAGACTTTTGTGTTTATTGGGGCTACTTATCGACTGAGCACAGTCAAGTGAGCTTTGGCCCACCCAACTTCTGGCCTCGGCTTTGACCCATTTGGGGCTTAGTCTTGGCCAGATAGATAACACTGAAGCTTAGGCAAAACCAATTCAAATAGAGTcctgagcaaaaaaaaaccttcaaTTAACCGCAAAGAAAGGCAACGAAAACGTTTATTGAACTCAAATAGGTTTGCACTTATCAGAAAAAGCcaagcaaatattttaaggTCAATGATTACAATGAATGCatgccaaataaatatttatcttcTTGTTCAGCTGTAAATCTCtcgatataaaatattattcattgccttttgcaatttatttgtcATTTTATAACCGAGTTAAACGTgcttataaacataaaacataaaaacctTAAGTTTCCCTTCTGACTGACTTTGTTTAGCTGCCTTTTATCTGGCTTATCTGCCCTATAATTTATATGCTGACGCATCATATAATCTTTATCCCAGAGCAgcgaggaaaaaaaaaacgaaggaaAACCCTTAACCTTTGCCGCtggcatttaaatttagaGCCCTATCGTGGGGCGTAAATCGATGCGGAAAACTGGCAGGAGGGAAATTTACGATTTACGGCTACAGCTTGCCACGTTCAACAAGCCGcatacatttttatggccaattaAATTCCATAAGCCAGGCTAACCGTAACGAAATCGGTCGACGCCTCAAGATCTCGTTTTAGGCCTTAAGTTTTTCGCTGCCATCGATTAAAGAGTCGAATGTGGTCAACATGGGTTCCTTTGCCGAGTGTTAAGTGTGAAGTaatgaatattaaaatgaaatttacaGAGGACAAGGACACACGCAGCGGCAGAAGCCACGCAGCCATCGACAGAgagcaaatattttgacagCTGTCAGTCGAGGGAAATGATTTCGCATTTCTGTTGCTTCCACTTTTTCCCGGGGCTTCTTTGCATGGGGAAAGCGGCTAGGGAGCAAGTTTCCCGAGGAAAAACTCTCCGCTCGTAGGGTAAATCGAGGAGGAGCCAAAGGAATGGGTGGGGCACATGCCAATGCCAAACTGATAGACAGGCAGACAACGTGCGACTGCCGCCTGACTGCTCTTTTAACACCAATTGCTTTTTAATGCATGCACGTCCTCTCGTCTCACTCTTGCCCCACATCattccccccccccaccaTCCACCCCCACCATCCACCACAccaaaaaaggagaaaaaatgTCTAAAAGGAGCGCAAAGGAGGCTAAGAAATTGATTGACATTTTTGGTGAGCAGACATTTCGTCCTATTTTATATGCAAATCAGCTggatacacaaacacacacacaggcgcacGAGCATGTCAACTGGCTTCCCGTTGACAGGACAATAATAACGTTAAAATGTCGGGCATTTATCGTGCCAGCTTGTATATGTCTTTGTGTATGTAGGTCTTTGTACACTTGCATCTGCAACTAATTACACACAAGGCTTTCTTTCTTAGGTCAAAAGTGTTCGATATAAAGGTATCCCGGCCAAGTTTACTTCGTGCTTTATTCCTTCGGCTTCGTtttgggtttggttttgggtttCGGTGTTGGCGGTTCCACGGGATAGTCCCACGTAGTTGGCAGGGAATTTCTGTAATCGAACTTATACAGACTTCTCTTGACAAACTCACAGATATCATCGGGCTTTGGGTAAACATTTGAAAGATCTGCGAGAGCACAGTTAGCAATCAGAAGATAAGTAAGGACCGCACTCATTTAGACGCAGTTTGTATTACCAAAGATATCTTACCATTATCAATTAGATACTGAGTCATGGCAACGCCCACATTGAAGGCCACATTATGTGCATCCTTGATGGGCGGAAACAGAGTGCCTTCGTCAAGTAGTTCCTGCGGTGTATTCCTGGCCAGCTCGTGCGACACAACGGAAAATACTTCGTTTGGCAGATACCGGGCCTTGGCCGTAATGGCGGCCAATGCGATGCCCGGAAAAGTCAGACAGTTGTTGGCCTGAGCGGGGCGATATCTTTTGCCATTGATGACCACTGGTGGAAAGGGCGATCCGGATCCGAAGAGCACGCGACCCTGTATGAAATACAAAGCATTGGTCTTACATAATTAAAGGACATACCCCACAAATACTCAATCTAACCTCAGTGTGTGTAAAAGCCTGCTCGGCGGTGCATTCCGAGTTGGCAGTTGGATTCGAGAGGGGAAAAACTGCAGGACGTTCGTGATTTTTCGCCATGGTTTTCAGTACTTCTTCATTGAAAATTCCACCCACACCAGTTGCTCCAACAAGTACGGATGGCTTAAGCTTCTTCAGCACGGCCATCATATCCTTCATGGGCTCCATggactttataaatattttacccATCTCCGGTGGATTAGGTGACTCCGGTGTCAAAATACCATTGACATCCATCAAGTAGATATTTTTAGTTGCCTCCTCGGCAGGAATGCCGCGTACCTCCAGTTCCATGGCCAGCATATTGGCGATACCCAATGCCGCACTCCCAGCTCCTACGAAGAGAAATACGGTGTCCTCCAATTTACGGCCAGTGATGCGTTCCACATTGATGAACGCGGCCAGGCCAGTGGCTCCCGTTCCCTGAATATCATCGTTGAAGCAACAGTACTTGTACTGGTATTTTTCCAAGAACTTCAAGGCATTTGGAGTGGCAAAGTCCTCGAAGTGGATGAAGGTGTTGTTTCCGAAGCATTTAACCGCCGACTCCATAAATTCATCCACCAGTTCATCGTATTCCGGTCCCTTGACCCGCGGTATTCGTGCCCCAACATAAAGGGGATCCTGCAGCAGGGCCTGATTATCGGTACCCACGTCGAGGCAAACGGGCATTAGTGTGCTCGGCGGAATGCTACCCAAAGCCGTATATAGGATCATTTTGCCCAAACTAATGCCCATCGCATTGGCACCCATGTCCCCGAGACCCAGTACCCTTCCGCCATCCGTCACACAGATGGCCTTAACGCCCTCGTCCACCCAGTTGTGCATAAGATCCCGGATGTGGCCCTTGTCGTGAATGCTGATGAACAGGCTGATGGCCTGCTGGAAGTTCAGTCCATAGGTGGCCACCACATCGCCCACCGTTGGTGTATAAACAATGGGTAGCGATTTCTCGATGTTCTCCTTGATGAACCGGTAGTACAGTCGCCGGTGTCGATGGTGGACAGCACTCAAGTATGTAAAGCGGGCGATATCTGTGGGTCTCGCCTCAAAATTCGCCAGGGCCGCATTCATCTGGTCATCCATGGAGCGCACGGAGCAGGGCATCAATCCCATGATGCCCAAACGTTGCCGTTCCTTAATGGTGAACGCAAGGCCCTAGaaggcatatatatatacaattagTTTTGGGCATTCCATGGCATATGGATCCTTACCCACCTTATTGTACTTTCCATTCATAACAACATGCCAGTCAGGTCTTGTTATTTGTTCCATTTCGTCATCATAAACGCTGAACCGCCTGCTGGAACTCAGAAGAGGACGGGATGCAAGGCGCAGCAATGGATGCAGCCGGCGAAATTCCATggtttaaaattttttttgcaagtCCGAATTTTTATGGGTACCTTTTCATTTGGGAATTTTGAGatgttaaatttttattcGAAACGCCTACTTTTTCTTTTGATGTTTATTTTCATGGCCGGCTGTACTTGGATGCGGTTTCATTTTTGGATACGCCCAAGTCTCAGCCAGCGAGCTTCCATAGGTCAGTTTATAGCTATTCTTTTCGATATACTCCTCAACATCTTCCGGTTCTAAATTGCGCTTAGCATAACCTTAATTAACCAATTAGAAAGATAATAATATGCGCATATATGTAAGTGTAGGCTCTCACCGTTTTCTATCAGATACTTGGCCACTTTCACGCCTATTTTGTAGGCAACTTCATTGGCCTGCTTCACCAGAGGATAGATACGTCCGCTTTGCATCTCCTCATTGGTTGGAAATTCAGCGAGCTCGTGGGCGGCCAAAAGGAATATCTCGTCTGGCATTCGAGTGGCCAAAACAGTCATGgtggccaaaaccaaagcgGGAAAAGCAAAACAGTTGTTAGCTTGACCAGGAGTTAGCCTTTTGCCATTGAACTCCACGGGCGGAAAAGGAGATCCTGCCGAATATATAGCCTTTCCCTAGACAAATtgcagaaaataaaatgggTAAATATTCGGCAAGTATTCTAAAACACTTACATCTGAGAATTTGTACGCCTGTTCGGCAGTGCACTCAGATTTGATGGTGGGATTGGAGAAGGCAAAGATGCCAGGACGTTCGTGACTCGCTGCCATTGTGCGTATTATTTTCTCAGTGAAAAGTCCTGGTGCCGAGGTGGCACCCATAATAATTGAGGGCTTCACTTGTTCGACCAACGTCTCCAGGGACTTAGTTTCCTTCATGTTCTTGGCGAAAACGCATAGAATATCCGGTATGCTCTTCCTAGCTGTGGTCAAGACACCGTCTTGAtcgtaaaaatatatatttttggcagCATCAGCCTCGGAGAGACCCCTGGACATCAGCTCCATTTTAAGCAAATAGGCGATGCCCATGGCAGCGCTTCCCGCTCCGGCGAAGACAATGACATGCTCCTCCAGCGGCTTCTTGGTGATCCTCTGGATGCCAAGCAATCCACCCAAACCAACAGCGGCAGTGCCCTGAATGTCGTCATTGAAATGGCAGTAGCAATGCTGATACCTATTCAGAAACATAAAAGCATTGGGTGTCGCAAAGTCCTCGAAGTGGATGAGCGTTTGATCTCCAAAGGTGGATACGACTGCCTCCATGAACTCATCCACAAAGCACACGTACTCATCGCCCTTTAAACGCTCATCCCTTAGACCGATGTACAGGGGATCCTCGTGTAGCGATTTGTTATTTGTGCCCACATCCAGGCAAATTGGCAATAACATACTCGGCGGAATTCCGGCCAGGGCTGTGTACAGTTCCATTTTTCCCACTGCTATGCCCATGCCATTGGCTCCCAGGTCACCTAATCCCAGGATACGTTGGCCGTCGGTCACACAGATGGCTTTCACCGATCTCCGCATCGGCCAGTTGGACAGGATCTGCTTCATGTGTCCTCGATCATGTTTGGTAATGTGTATTCCGGTCATGCCGCGATACAACATGCCGTATACAGTGCAGGCCAAGCCCACAGTGGGCGTGTAGATAA
The sequence above is drawn from the Drosophila melanogaster chromosome 2R genome and encodes:
- the Menl-2 gene encoding malic enzyme like-2, isoform E, producing MEFRRLHPLLRLASRPLLSSSRRFSVYDDEMEQITRPDWHVVMNGKYNKGLAFTIKERQRLGIMGLMPCSVRSMDDQMNAALANFEARPTDIARFTYLSAVHHRHRRLYYRFIKENIEKSLPIVYTPTVGDVVATYGLNFQQAISLFISIHDKGHIRDLMHNWVDEGVKAICVTDGGRVLGLGDMGANAMGISLGKMILYTALGSIPPSTLMPVCLDVGTDNQALLQDPLYVGARIPRVKGPEYDELVDEFMESAVKCFGNNTFIHFEDFATPNALKFLEKYQYKYCCFNDDIQGTGATGLAAFINVERITGRKLEDTVFLFVGAGSAALGIANMLAMELEVRGIPAEEATKNIYLMDVNGILTPESPNPPEMGKIFIKSMEPMKDMMAVLKKLKPSVLVGATGVGGIFNEEVLKTMAKNHERPAVFPLSNPTANSECTAEQAFTHTEGRVLFGSGSPFPPVVINGKRYRPAQANNCLTFPGIALAAITAKARYLPNEVFSVVSHELARNTPQELLDEGTLFPPIKDAHNVAFNVGVAMTQYLIDNDLSNVYPKPDDICEFVKRSLYKFDYRNSLPTTWDYPVEPPTPKPKTKPKTKPKE
- the Menl-2 gene encoding malic enzyme like-2, isoform D, which encodes MESTIRWGLAFTIKERQRLGIMGLMPCSVRSMDDQMNAALANFEARPTDIARFTYLSAVHHRHRRLYYRFIKENIEKSLPIVYTPTVGDVVATYGLNFQQAISLFISIHDKGHIRDLMHNWVDEGVKAICVTDGGRVLGLGDMGANAMGISLGKMILYTALGSIPPSTLMPVCLDVGTDNQALLQDPLYVGARIPRVKGPEYDELVDEFMESAVKCFGNNTFIHFEDFATPNALKFLEKYQYKYCCFNDDIQGTGATGLAAFINVERITGRKLEDTVFLFVGAGSAALGIANMLAMELEVRGIPAEEATKNIYLMDVNGILTPESPNPPEMGKIFIKSMEPMKDMMAVLKKLKPSVLVGATGVGGIFNEEVLKTMAKNHERPAVFPLSNPTANSECTAEQAFTHTEGRVLFGSGSPFPPVVINGKRYRPAQANNCLTFPGIALAAITAKARYLPNEVFSVVSHELARNTPQELLDEGTLFPPIKDAHNVAFNVGVAMTQYLIDNDLSNVYPKPDDICEFVKRSLYKFDYRNSLPTTWDYPVEPPTPKPKTKPKTKPKE
- the Menl-1 gene encoding malic enzyme like-1, whose product is MSFFRLLNFGITRGSSISKTHQSNCECSPNLIKIRPSSSHDTIRVPIEVVFSDKCNKALAFTLEERQRLCIHGLMPACVRTYDEQMLAIESNFHSFESNVGRYRYLRALRQGYERLYFQFVSKNVHAVLPIIYTPTVGLACTVYGMLYRGMTGIHITKHDRGHMKQILSNWPMRRSVKAICVTDGQRILGLGDLGANGMGIAVGKMELYTALAGIPPSMLLPICLDVGTNNKSLHEDPLYIGLRDERLKGDEYVCFVDEFMEAVVSTFGDQTLIHFEDFATPNAFMFLNRYQHCYCHFNDDIQGTAAVGLGGLLGIQRITKKPLEEHVIVFAGAGSAAMGIAYLLKMELMSRGLSEADAAKNIYFYDQDGVLTTARKSIPDILCVFAKNMKETKSLETLVEQVKPSIIMGATSAPGLFTEKIIRTMAASHERPGIFAFSNPTIKSECTAEQAYKFSDGKAIYSAGSPFPPVEFNGKRLTPGQANNCFAFPALVLATMTVLATRMPDEIFLLAAHELAEFPTNEEMQSGRIYPLVKQANEVAYKIGVKVAKYLIENGYAKRNLEPEDVEEYIEKNSYKLTYGSSLAETWAYPKMKPHPSTAGHENKHQKKK